Proteins encoded together in one Aeromonas encheleia window:
- the rnt gene encoding ribonuclease T: protein MTDAVHTLKGRFRGFYPVVIDVETAGFNASTDALLEIAAYTLKMDEQGWLLPDQVFHFHVEPFEGANLEKAALEFTGIDPFNPLRGAVSEREALTEIFKGIRKGMKEHDCGRAIIVAHNATFDHGFVMAAAERAGLKRNPFHPFATFDTAALSGLALGQTVLAKACQSARIPFDNKEAHSALYDTERTTELFCHIVNRWKSLGGWPPVNPDEVPADDSPQ, encoded by the coding sequence ATGACCGACGCAGTTCACACCCTCAAGGGCCGCTTTCGTGGCTTCTACCCCGTCGTCATCGATGTTGAAACCGCCGGGTTCAATGCCAGCACCGACGCCCTGCTGGAGATCGCCGCCTATACCCTCAAGATGGATGAGCAGGGCTGGCTCCTGCCCGATCAGGTCTTTCACTTTCATGTCGAGCCGTTCGAAGGCGCCAACCTGGAGAAGGCGGCGCTGGAGTTTACCGGCATAGATCCCTTCAATCCGCTGCGCGGTGCCGTCAGCGAGAGAGAAGCGCTGACCGAGATCTTCAAGGGCATTCGCAAGGGAATGAAGGAGCACGACTGCGGCCGCGCCATCATAGTGGCCCACAACGCCACCTTCGATCACGGCTTCGTGATGGCCGCCGCCGAGCGGGCCGGCCTCAAGCGCAATCCGTTTCACCCCTTCGCCACCTTCGATACCGCCGCCCTCTCCGGCCTGGCCCTGGGCCAGACAGTGCTGGCCAAGGCCTGCCAGAGCGCCCGCATCCCGTTTGACAACAAAGAGGCGCACTCCGCCCTGTATGACACCGAGCGCACCACCGAGCTGTTCTGTCATATCGTCAACCGCTGGAAGAGTCTGGGCGGCTGGCCACCGGTCAACCCGGATGAAGTCCCCGCCGATGACAGCCCCCAGTAG
- a CDS encoding IS1595 family transposase: MDTQAFQHLLSLFPQLTLRQRRLAEQELTIPHPITSLAAQLPACRCCPHCQAEAAQLAPWGWSRGLRRYRCKQCQRTSSVLTKTPMARLRKAQCWEDYAQALIDGLTVRQAALRCGVCKNTAFLWRHRFLKAMATHQAAREEGIVEVDETFFLESFKGQRGLPRPARRRGGKGRPRGTGPDYIPVMVVQDRAGHLADFQLERLDARTVRTVLQPLVAPDAVLCSDGAGVYASFSKSQGMTHQVVHNRAGERVVGAYHIQHVNGYHRRLKEWMERFHGVATHYLRNYLGWRRMLERYGQEVDVPHCLHEALGRPMQHVIGT; the protein is encoded by the coding sequence ATGGATACCCAAGCCTTTCAACACCTGCTGTCTCTCTTCCCACAGCTCACTTTACGCCAGCGCCGTCTCGCAGAGCAGGAACTCACAATCCCCCATCCCATCACCTCGCTGGCCGCTCAACTCCCTGCTTGCCGATGTTGCCCCCACTGTCAGGCCGAGGCCGCGCAATTGGCCCCCTGGGGCTGGAGCCGAGGACTGCGCCGTTATCGCTGCAAGCAGTGTCAGCGCACCAGTTCCGTCCTGACCAAGACGCCCATGGCCAGACTGCGCAAGGCCCAATGCTGGGAGGACTACGCCCAGGCACTCATCGACGGCCTGACTGTCCGACAAGCCGCCCTCCGCTGCGGGGTCTGCAAAAACACCGCCTTCTTGTGGCGTCACCGTTTCCTGAAAGCCATGGCAACCCATCAGGCGGCACGGGAAGAGGGTATCGTCGAGGTCGATGAAACCTTCTTCCTGGAATCGTTCAAGGGGCAACGTGGATTGCCCCGTCCAGCCCGCCGCCGTGGTGGCAAAGGCCGCCCCCGTGGCACCGGACCGGATTACATCCCAGTGATGGTGGTGCAGGACAGAGCTGGCCATCTGGCTGATTTTCAGCTTGAGCGGCTGGATGCCAGGACCGTCAGGACGGTGCTGCAGCCGCTAGTCGCGCCGGATGCGGTGCTCTGCAGCGATGGTGCTGGGGTGTATGCCAGTTTCAGCAAGTCGCAGGGCATGACCCACCAGGTGGTGCACAACCGTGCGGGAGAGCGAGTGGTGGGGGCGTATCACATCCAGCATGTGAATGGTTACCATCGGCGGTTGAAGGAGTGGATGGAGCGGTTCCATGGGGTAGCGACCCACTATCTGAGGAATTATCTGGGCTGGCGTAGGATGCTGGAACGTTATGGGCAGGAAGTGGATGTCCCACATTGCTTGCATGAGGCGCTGGGGCGCCCCATGCAACACGTAATTGGGACATAG
- a CDS encoding Na+/H+ antiporter family protein yields MNPVVIAVALMLVLSLLRINVVVSLAIGAIVGGLVGGLSLETTLSTFSGGLGGGAEIALSYAMLGAFAVAISRSGITDLLARKVISQLGKDASTSRILWVKTLLLSSVLGVSISSQNLIPVHIAFIPILIPPLLHVMAQMQIDRRQVACVITFGLTATYMLLPVGFGGIFLNNILAKNLIDNGVPVEHGQLPLAMAIPVLGMFIGLLVAVFITYRKPRQYDLEKILAAEPETVELNLNHIWVALLAIAVALGLQLMTNSIVLGALAGFVIFTCGGVIKFRESQDAFTQGVRMMSLIGFIMISAAGFAAVMKETHGVESLVQSVSAVIGDQKGLAAFLMLLVGLLITMGIGSSFSTVPIIATIYVPLCIHLGFSPMATIALVGAAGALGDAGSPASDSTLGPTSGLNADGQHDHIWDSVVPTFIHYNIPLIIFGWIAAMVL; encoded by the coding sequence ATGAATCCTGTTGTTATCGCGGTTGCGCTGATGCTGGTGCTCAGCCTGCTGCGGATCAATGTGGTGGTCTCCCTCGCCATCGGCGCCATCGTGGGCGGCCTGGTCGGCGGGCTCTCACTGGAGACGACGCTCAGCACCTTCAGTGGTGGCCTGGGTGGCGGCGCCGAGATCGCCCTCTCCTATGCCATGCTGGGGGCCTTCGCGGTTGCCATCTCCCGCTCCGGGATCACCGACTTGCTGGCCCGCAAGGTGATCAGTCAGCTGGGCAAGGATGCCAGCACCTCTCGCATCCTCTGGGTCAAGACCCTGCTGCTCTCCTCCGTGCTGGGGGTCTCCATCTCCTCCCAGAACCTGATCCCGGTGCACATCGCCTTCATTCCCATCCTGATCCCGCCGCTGTTGCACGTCATGGCCCAGATGCAGATCGATCGCCGCCAGGTGGCCTGCGTCATCACCTTCGGCCTGACCGCGACCTACATGCTGTTGCCGGTGGGCTTTGGTGGCATCTTCCTCAACAACATCCTGGCCAAGAACCTGATCGATAACGGCGTGCCGGTCGAGCATGGCCAGCTGCCGCTGGCGATGGCCATTCCGGTGCTGGGCATGTTCATCGGCCTGCTGGTTGCGGTCTTCATCACCTACCGCAAGCCACGCCAGTATGATCTGGAGAAGATCCTGGCCGCCGAGCCGGAGACGGTCGAGCTCAACCTCAACCACATCTGGGTCGCCCTGCTGGCCATCGCCGTCGCCCTGGGGCTGCAGCTGATGACCAACAGCATCGTACTCGGTGCGCTGGCGGGCTTCGTCATCTTCACCTGTGGCGGCGTCATCAAGTTCCGCGAGAGCCAGGATGCCTTCACCCAGGGCGTGCGCATGATGTCCCTCATCGGTTTCATCATGATCTCCGCCGCCGGCTTTGCCGCCGTGATGAAAGAGACCCATGGGGTGGAGAGCCTGGTGCAATCCGTCTCTGCGGTGATCGGGGATCAGAAAGGGCTCGCCGCCTTCCTGATGCTGCTGGTTGGCCTGCTGATCACCATGGGGATAGGCTCCTCCTTCTCCACCGTGCCCATCATCGCCACCATCTATGTGCCGCTGTGCATCCACCTCGGCTTCTCCCCCATGGCCACCATCGCCCTGGTGGGGGCCGCCGGTGCGCTGGGGGATGCGGGCTCTCCCGCCTCCGACTCGACCCTGGGCCCGACCTCGGGCCTCAACGCCGATGGTCAGCACGATCACATCTGGGACAGCGTGGTGCCCACCTTCATCCACTACAACATCCCGCTCATCATCTTCGGCTGGATTGCCGCCATGGTGCTCTGA